The following proteins come from a genomic window of Sphingomonas oryzagri:
- a CDS encoding NADP-dependent malic enzyme yields MAERLQFSEREALDFHTQGRPGKIEIIASKPMATQRDLALAYSPGVAVPVKAIAAEPDTAYDYTAKGNLVAVISNGTAILGLGNLGALASKPVMEGKAVLFKRFADVDSIDLELATEDVDRFIDAVELMEPSFGGINLEDIKAPECFVIEQTLRERMNIPVFHDDQHGTAIISAAGLINACHITGRDLKDIRIVVNGAGAASISCTELAKALGVKPDNVILCDSKGVIYQGRTEGMNQWKSAHAARTDARTLAEAIKGADVFYGLSVAGALTKEMVKSMAPKPIIFAMANPDPEILPEDALEAAPDAIIATGRSDYPNQVNNVLGFPFIFRGALDVRATTINEEMKVAAAHALAALARQQVHEDVAAAYGVAHKFGPEYIIPAPFDPRLIETIPPAVAQAAMDTGVARKPIEDMACYRETLRARLNPTDSVLTSAYEQARAHPKRVLFAEAEEEVVLRAAIAFKDGGYGIPVLVGVDETRDMLAKLGADPAGFELHNARHSPLVPKMVETLYEKLKRKGFMRRDVERMVNRDRNIFGALMVALGEADMMVTGVTRPFRSSLVEVMRVIEPAPGHTPFGIHLLVGRNHSVFLADTTVNERPTAEQLADIAEQTAAVAKRMGQEPRVAFLSYSTFGNPPGKWLDNIRGAVAELDKRGVEFEYEGEMAPDVALNPALKKHYPFSRLSGPANVLVMPGLQSANISAKLLRELGGERMIGPMLINMAHSVQIASMTSTAGDLMTLAVLAAAGIAR; encoded by the coding sequence ATGGCCGAGCGTCTGCAATTTTCCGAACGCGAAGCGCTGGATTTCCACACCCAGGGCCGCCCCGGCAAGATCGAGATCATCGCGTCCAAGCCGATGGCGACGCAGCGCGACCTCGCGCTCGCTTACTCGCCGGGCGTCGCGGTGCCGGTGAAGGCCATCGCGGCCGAGCCGGACACCGCCTACGACTATACCGCCAAGGGCAACCTGGTTGCGGTCATCTCCAACGGCACCGCGATCCTTGGCCTTGGCAATCTCGGCGCGCTGGCGTCGAAGCCGGTGATGGAAGGCAAGGCGGTGCTGTTCAAACGCTTCGCCGATGTCGATTCGATCGACCTCGAACTGGCGACCGAGGATGTCGACCGCTTCATCGACGCGGTCGAGCTGATGGAGCCGAGCTTCGGCGGCATCAACCTGGAAGACATCAAGGCGCCCGAATGCTTCGTGATCGAGCAGACCCTGCGCGAACGCATGAACATCCCGGTCTTCCATGATGACCAGCACGGCACCGCGATCATCTCAGCGGCCGGCCTGATCAACGCCTGCCACATCACCGGTCGCGATCTCAAGGACATACGGATCGTCGTGAACGGCGCGGGTGCGGCCTCGATCAGCTGCACCGAGCTGGCGAAAGCGCTCGGCGTGAAACCCGACAACGTCATCCTCTGCGATTCCAAGGGCGTGATCTACCAGGGCCGCACCGAGGGCATGAACCAGTGGAAGTCCGCCCATGCCGCCAGGACGGACGCGCGCACGCTGGCCGAGGCGATCAAGGGCGCCGACGTCTTCTACGGCCTGTCGGTCGCGGGCGCGCTGACCAAGGAGATGGTGAAGTCGATGGCGCCGAAGCCGATCATCTTCGCCATGGCCAATCCCGATCCGGAAATCCTGCCCGAAGATGCGCTGGAGGCGGCGCCCGACGCGATCATCGCCACCGGCCGGTCGGACTATCCGAACCAGGTCAACAACGTGCTCGGCTTCCCCTTCATCTTCCGTGGCGCGCTCGATGTGCGGGCGACGACCATCAACGAGGAGATGAAGGTCGCCGCCGCCCATGCGCTCGCCGCGCTGGCGCGCCAGCAGGTGCACGAGGATGTCGCTGCGGCCTATGGCGTCGCGCACAAGTTCGGCCCGGAATATATCATCCCGGCGCCGTTCGATCCGCGCCTGATCGAGACGATCCCGCCGGCAGTGGCGCAGGCGGCGATGGACACCGGCGTCGCGCGCAAGCCGATCGAGGACATGGCCTGCTATCGCGAGACGCTGCGCGCGCGGCTCAACCCGACCGACTCGGTGCTGACCTCCGCCTACGAACAGGCCCGCGCACATCCTAAGCGCGTGCTGTTCGCCGAAGCCGAGGAGGAGGTGGTGCTGCGTGCCGCTATCGCCTTCAAGGATGGTGGCTACGGCATTCCCGTGCTGGTCGGCGTGGACGAGACGCGCGACATGCTGGCGAAGCTGGGCGCCGATCCGGCGGGGTTCGAGCTGCACAACGCCCGCCACTCGCCGCTCGTCCCCAAGATGGTCGAGACGTTGTACGAGAAGCTCAAGCGCAAGGGTTTCATGCGTCGCGACGTCGAGCGCATGGTCAACCGCGACCGCAACATCTTCGGCGCGCTGATGGTCGCGCTGGGCGAGGCGGACATGATGGTGACCGGCGTGACGCGCCCGTTCCGCTCCTCGCTGGTCGAGGTGATGCGCGTGATCGAGCCGGCGCCGGGCCATACGCCGTTCGGCATCCACCTGCTGGTCGGCCGCAACCATTCGGTGTTCCTGGCCGACACCACGGTCAACGAGCGCCCGACCGCCGAGCAGCTCGCCGACATCGCCGAGCAGACCGCCGCCGTCGCCAAGCGCATGGGGCAGGAGCCGCGCGTGGCCTTCCTGTCCTACTCCACCTTCGGCAATCCGCCGGGCAAGTGGCTGGACAATATCCGGGGCGCGGTGGCCGAACTGGACAAGCGCGGTGTCGAGTTCGAATATGAGGGCGAGATGGCGCCCGACGTGGCGCTCAACCCCGCGCTCAAGAAGCATTACCCGTTCAGCCGCCTGTCCGGCCCGGCCAACGTGCTGGTGATGCCGGGCCTGCAATCCGCCAACATCTCCGCCAAGCTGCTGCGCGAGCTGGGCGGTGAGCGGATGATTGGCCCGATGCTCATCAACATGGCGCACTCGGTGCAGATCGCGTCGATGACCTCGACCGCCGGCGACCTGATGACGCTGGCGGTGCTGGCGGCGGCGGGCATCGCGCGGTAA
- the mutS gene encoding DNA mismatch repair protein MutS, with protein sequence MMAQYHGLKAEAPDCLLFYRMGDFFELFFEDAHIAAATLDIALTSRGDGAPMCGVPVHAADAYLARLIKAGHRVAVAEQVETPEQAKKARGSKALVARKIIRLVTAGTLTEESLLDSRSANWLVALAEQGARVGLAAADISTGRFELASVPTASLDAELARLGPSEVVIAEGAQGPVDAAIASRGSFQSGEGERLLKSRFGVATLDGFGSFDKAALAAAGGLLAYLDRTSQGGSLFLQPPTPRTAEDHMAIDAATRESLELTRTQSGERKGSLLDAVDRTVTGAGARLLAADISAPLNEADAIEARLNLVSRFAEDGTCRDRLRGRLRALPDIGRALGRLVAGRGSPRDLGQLRDGLSGARDLHELLDALEGPPALLTRLMPQLRGHGALVDKLSRALVQTPPIDASDGGFIAEGFDAALDELRGLAGDGRRAIAALEARFREQTGISGLKIRHNGVLGYHIEVGAKVADPLMKPDSGFTHRQTLAGVVRFNAPELHELAMKVAQAGNHALAAEQAHLEDLIDLALEARDPIAATADALARLDVASALAARAIEGGWCRPEVVPHACFEIEGGRHPVVEAAVAASGERFVANDCGLSEDSRLWLVTGPNMGGKSTFLRQNALIAVLAQAGSFVPAASATLGLVDRLFSRVGASDNLARGRSTFMVEMIETAAILSQASERSFVILDEVGRGTSTYDGLAIAWAVLEAIHETNRCRCLFATHYHELTRLAGRLDALSLHHVRAKEYKGDLVLLHEMAGGAADKSYGLAVARLAGLPKPVLGRAKDVLARLEKGREKTGGIAAGLDDLPLFAAATEREAEATDPLREALTAIDADALSPRDALEALYRLKQLLGDTGA encoded by the coding sequence ATGATGGCGCAATATCACGGCCTCAAGGCCGAGGCGCCCGATTGTCTGCTTTTCTACCGCATGGGCGACTTCTTCGAACTGTTCTTCGAGGATGCGCATATCGCCGCCGCGACGCTCGACATCGCGCTGACCTCGCGCGGGGACGGGGCGCCGATGTGCGGTGTACCGGTCCATGCCGCTGACGCCTATCTGGCGCGCCTGATCAAGGCGGGCCACCGCGTCGCGGTCGCCGAACAGGTCGAGACGCCCGAGCAGGCCAAGAAGGCGCGGGGATCCAAGGCGCTGGTGGCGCGCAAGATCATCAGGCTGGTCACCGCAGGGACGCTGACCGAGGAGTCGTTGCTCGATTCCCGCAGCGCCAACTGGCTGGTGGCACTGGCCGAGCAGGGCGCGCGCGTGGGCCTCGCGGCGGCGGACATCTCGACCGGGCGCTTCGAACTGGCCTCGGTGCCGACGGCCAGCCTCGATGCCGAACTGGCGCGGCTGGGGCCGTCCGAGGTGGTGATCGCCGAAGGTGCGCAAGGCCCAGTCGATGCCGCCATCGCGTCGCGCGGCTCCTTCCAGAGCGGTGAGGGTGAACGGCTGCTCAAGAGCCGGTTCGGGGTGGCGACGCTCGACGGCTTCGGCAGCTTCGACAAGGCGGCGCTGGCGGCGGCGGGCGGCCTGCTCGCCTATCTCGACCGCACGTCGCAGGGCGGAAGCCTGTTCCTCCAACCGCCGACGCCGCGCACTGCCGAGGATCACATGGCGATCGACGCGGCGACGCGCGAGAGCCTCGAACTCACCCGCACCCAGTCCGGCGAGCGCAAGGGCAGTCTGCTCGACGCTGTGGACCGCACCGTGACGGGCGCCGGCGCACGACTGCTGGCGGCGGACATCTCGGCGCCCCTCAACGAGGCCGATGCAATCGAGGCGCGGCTCAACCTCGTCAGCCGCTTCGCCGAGGACGGGACGTGCCGCGACCGGCTGCGCGGACGTCTGCGCGCATTGCCGGACATCGGCCGCGCGCTGGGTCGGCTGGTCGCGGGGCGCGGCTCGCCCCGCGATCTCGGCCAGCTGCGCGATGGTTTGTCGGGTGCGCGCGACCTGCATGAGCTGCTCGACGCACTGGAAGGACCGCCCGCCCTGCTGACCCGGCTGATGCCGCAGCTGCGCGGCCACGGTGCGCTGGTCGACAAGCTCAGCCGCGCCCTCGTCCAGACGCCGCCGATCGATGCGTCCGACGGCGGCTTCATCGCGGAGGGCTTCGACGCCGCGCTCGACGAGCTGCGCGGCCTCGCGGGCGACGGCCGTCGCGCCATCGCCGCGCTGGAGGCGCGCTTCCGCGAACAGACCGGCATTTCCGGCCTCAAGATCCGCCACAATGGCGTGCTCGGTTATCATATCGAGGTCGGCGCGAAGGTCGCCGATCCGCTGATGAAACCCGACAGCGGCTTCACCCATCGCCAGACATTGGCCGGCGTCGTCCGCTTCAATGCGCCGGAGCTGCACGAGCTGGCGATGAAGGTGGCGCAGGCCGGCAACCATGCGCTCGCCGCCGAGCAGGCGCATCTGGAGGATCTGATCGACCTGGCGCTTGAGGCACGCGATCCGATCGCTGCCACGGCCGACGCGCTCGCCCGCCTCGACGTCGCCTCGGCCCTTGCCGCGCGCGCCATCGAGGGCGGCTGGTGCCGGCCGGAAGTCGTCCCGCACGCCTGTTTCGAGATCGAGGGCGGGCGTCATCCGGTCGTCGAGGCCGCCGTCGCCGCTTCCGGAGAGCGCTTCGTCGCCAACGATTGCGGCCTATCGGAGGACTCCCGCCTGTGGCTCGTCACCGGCCCGAACATGGGCGGCAAGTCCACCTTCCTGCGCCAGAACGCGCTGATCGCGGTACTGGCGCAAGCCGGGAGCTTCGTGCCGGCCGCCTCCGCCACGCTCGGCCTCGTCGATCGGCTGTTCAGCCGCGTCGGCGCGTCGGACAATCTGGCGCGCGGCCGCTCCACCTTCATGGTCGAGATGATCGAGACCGCAGCGATCCTCTCCCAGGCGAGCGAGCGCAGCTTCGTCATCCTCGACGAGGTGGGCCGCGGCACCTCCACTTATGACGGCCTCGCCATCGCCTGGGCGGTGCTGGAGGCGATTCACGAGACCAATCGCTGCCGCTGCCTGTTCGCCACCCATTATCACGAGCTGACGCGCCTCGCCGGCCGGCTCGATGCGCTCAGCCTCCACCATGTCCGCGCCAAGGAGTATAAAGGCGATCTCGTCCTGCTCCACGAGATGGCGGGCGGTGCCGCCGACAAGAGCTACGGCCTCGCCGTCGCCCGCCTCGCCGGCCTGCCGAAGCCGGTGCTGGGGCGCGCCAAGGATGTGCTGGCCCGGCTGGAGAAGGGTCGCGAAAAGACCGGCGGCATCGCGGCCGGTCTCGACGACCTGCCGCTCTTCGCCGCCGCCACCGAACGCGAGGCAGAGGCGACCGATCCGCTGCGCGAAGCGCTGACCGCGATCGACGCCGACGCGCTCAGCCCGCGCGACGCGCTGGAAGCGCTCTATCGGCTGAAGCAGTTGCTGGGCGACACTGGCGCTTAA